The following are encoded in a window of Hippoglossus hippoglossus isolate fHipHip1 chromosome 23, fHipHip1.pri, whole genome shotgun sequence genomic DNA:
- the LOC117757567 gene encoding zinc finger protein 2 homolog yields the protein MMEKTGCSSLENTDVFLPLSSLRLLIPPLRLLSAAMWQVAQRRDHLDYEKLDEFVSLVTATVPDLLSPKQRGKLLLRLRSRIILELCRNEETADMSRIQPHLERIRPPGHTGSGDAEVDAEEAIFVELIQTLLKDPAERKHFYQEVFPAEYGLSYDTDMQLLVWEFLSKLEKLLPVPDLGQTASWLTSAPSVLRDCLQALSNPDDLRSLLQHHKSLEHLGAEGTTVEMSTQVFACSECPFFHMQESYLLQHIEHSHPEQYGKFQKAAATAEAPEKKVQCPEFPKPFPIHDRPDPHTCQECGKTFTRASDVTRHQRTHTGERPYACEECKKGFKNSWDLTRHQRIHTGERPFLCSQCGKRFTQMGLLKLHFERTACGQTCNPPLDLTTEVVVAEETSEKGSGQYKCQKCGESFGSILERLKHRQGHVVRRQYKCSQCEKIYSRASDLKRHQMKHTGERPFSCECGKSFTHVWLLNKHQQIHIKERPYPCAKCGKSFTQVQILNRHLLTHNGQQPFQCSYCEKSFTQLASLTRHERIHTGERPYVCSTCEKTFLTQGELGRHQRSHSNFRPFSCSQCPKSFKTKRAQSEHLNTHTGERPFACSRCGKRFAKSTSLIRHNLTHTGERPHQCSQCGKTFLTSGELLLHKRIHTGERPYPCSYCERRFRCSSDLNMHIRTHTGEKPHSCLFCMKCFSTSTRLKRHMRTHMEKGITVETFHV from the exons TGATCCCTCCTCTGCGGCTGCTCTCCGCTGCGATGTGGCAGGTGGCTCAGCGGAGGGACCACCTCGATTACGAAAAGCTGGATGAGTTTGTGTCCCTGGTGACGGCCACGGTTCCAGACCTGCTCAGTCCAAAGCAACGAGGCAAACTGCTGCTCCGACTGCGATCCAGA ATTATTCTTGAGCTGTGTAGAAATGAGGAAACAGCCGACATGTCGCGTATACAGCCACACCTAGAACGAATCCGCCCACCAGGACACACGGGG AGTGGAGATGCAGAGGTGGATGCAGAGGAGGCCATTTTTGTGGAGCTCATCCAAACACTCCTCAAAGAcccagcagagaggaaacacttttACCAG GAGGTTTTTCCAGCAGAATATGGTCTCAGCTACGACACAGACATGCAGCTGCTTGTGTGGGAGTTTCTTTCCAAACTGGAGAAACTTCTGCCAGTACCAGACCTCGGCCAG ACAGCTTCATGGCTGACCTCTGCCCCCTCAGTACTGAGGGACTGCCTGCAGGCGCTCTCCAACCCTGATGACCTGAGGTCTCTCCTGCAACACCATAAAAGCCTTGAACACCTCGGTGCAGAAG GAACCACTGTGGAGATGTCCACCCAGGTCTTTGCCTGCTCCGAGTGTCCATTCTTCCACATGCAGGAGTCCTACCTGCTGCAGCACATCGAGCACAGTCACCCAGAGCAATACGGCAAGTTCCAGAAGGCTGCGGCGACAGCTGAGGCCCCCGAGAAGAAGGTCCAGTGCCCTGAGTTCCCAAAGCCTTTCCCCATCCACGACAGGCCAGACCCACACACGTGCCAGGAGTGTGGCAAAACGTTCACCCGCGCCTCAGACGTGACCCGTCACCAGCGGACGCACACTGGCGAGCGTCCGTACGCCTGCGAGGAATGTAAGAAGGGCTTCAAGAACTCTTGGGATCTGACCAGACATCAACGCATTCACACTGGAGAACGGCCCTTCCTCTGCTCCCAGTGTGGCAAACGGTTCACGCAGATGGGTTTGCTCAAACTGCACTTTGAACGCACAGCCTGCGGCCAGACATGCAACCCTCCCTTAGACTTAACAACAGAGGTCGTGGTTGCAGAGGAGACATCAGAGAAAGGCAGTGGTCAGTACAAATGCCAGAAATGTGGCGAGAGCTTCGGCAGCATCCTGGAGCGGCTGAAGCACAGGCAGGGACACGTGGTCCGGCGTCAGTACAAATGCTCCCAGTGTGAGAAGATCTACAGCCGGGCGTCGGATCTAAAGAGACACCAGATGAAGCACACAGGTGAGCGGCCATTTTCCTGTGAGTGCGGCAAAAGCTTCACCCACGTGTGGCTCCTGAATAAGCACCAGCAGATCCACATCAAGGAACGTCCTTACCCGTGTGCAAAGTGTGGGAAGAGCTTCACGCAGGTTCAGATTCTTAACAGGCACCTGCTGACCCATAATGGCCAGCAGCCTTTCCAGTGCTCGTACTGTGAGAAGAGCTTCACCCAGCTGGCCAGCCTCACACGCCACGAGAGAATCCACACAGGTGAGAGGCCGTACGTCTGCTCCACCTGTGAGAAGACGTTCCTCACACAGGGAGAGCTGGGCCGACATCAGCGCAGCCACAGCAACTTCAGGCCATTCAGCTGCTCCCAGTGCCCCAAGAGCTTTAAAACCAAGCGTGCTCAGAGCGAACACctcaatacacacacaggggagcGTCCGTTTGCGTGCTCACGCTGTGGGAAGAGATTTGCCAAGTCGACCTCCCTCATCCGGCATAACCTGACTCACACAGGAGAGCGACCGCACCAGTGCTCTCAGTGTGGAAAGACCTTCCTCACCTCTGGGGAGCTGCTCCTCCACAAACGGATCCACACAGGAGAAAGGCCGTATCCCTGCTCCTACTGTGAGAGGAGGTTCAGGTGCTCGTCCGACCTCAACATGCACATCCGGACACACACCGGGGAGAAGCCGCACAGCTGTCTGTTCTGTATGAAGTGTTTCTCTACATCGACGAGGCTGAAGagacacatgcgcacacacatgGAGAAGGGCATAACAGTGGAAACATTTCATGTTTGA